A window of Pirellula sp. SH-Sr6A contains these coding sequences:
- a CDS encoding ATP-binding protein: METNSLFSKAPIARLRVLYIIALSLIACLSIAGQWLIQRTLESIEQDARIVNVAGRQRMLSQRISRTILELSTLETLRTDNGDASIKLHTLREDIGLWIDSHRLLRGRSGDYPNQILETHRIEEAFAGIESDFELIRSAGQSLLENESNTLAIPEMIQASDRFLLGMDQIVGLYEMEARDRVSRLESTERALLWITLGVLLFEGIFIFTPAIRSLVRSFDRVEKTHSEMVAAKKAAEIANQAKSDFLARVSHELRTPLHAILGTLGLIKKSTLSDIDVRRMRMASQATRHLNQLVSDLLDVSTLDSRKAIRVRRKKVRSSRFLQMVSGLLVPAAEQKGLEFHSHTQPSFPDWLVLDPIRTQQIILNLLQNAIRYTERGFVKLEFAFEPEDRGEDQGDRRRGNLRIRVSDSGIGISVEHQRRIFDAFEIIEQPKVRGDSLRSTGELGTRLGLGLSVVESLVNAMDGAIQLESELGKGTTVCVSLPTMALWEVAAAPKKPIARESTKSRRRRYDRKELRPMAFVVDDCRANRLLLRSYLQRLGYQTRVFATGTALIQALQNDTPCWLFLDWELPDIAGLDLLTALSRIEKRIDTVVITADSLAAPFVLEHPYEVKDCFAKPIDFHAFRMRLSKLVGPSPDECSIRQPGSESIPSGDSWLALEKQLQHLVLEQSVIDCKELRRSIEENRLDCIRMIAHRLQGSAGNARLHHIASLMVSLEKAAIDEDIPHCKQLIDEFGSNLPLNDSMHQ; encoded by the coding sequence ATGGAGACGAATTCGCTTTTTTCGAAAGCGCCAATCGCTCGCTTACGAGTCTTGTACATCATCGCTCTTTCGCTGATTGCTTGCCTCTCCATTGCCGGACAATGGCTTATTCAAAGGACATTGGAATCCATCGAACAGGATGCGAGAATTGTCAACGTGGCGGGTAGGCAGCGTATGCTTTCCCAACGCATTTCTCGAACGATCCTCGAACTTTCAACACTGGAAACGTTGCGAACGGATAACGGCGATGCCTCCATAAAGCTGCATACGCTTCGCGAAGACATAGGGCTATGGATCGACAGCCATCGGCTGCTCCGAGGTCGATCTGGTGACTATCCGAATCAAATCTTAGAGACTCATCGCATCGAAGAAGCGTTCGCCGGTATCGAGTCGGACTTTGAACTTATTCGCTCAGCGGGCCAATCCCTGCTAGAAAACGAATCGAACACGCTGGCGATTCCAGAGATGATCCAAGCCAGCGACCGGTTCTTGCTGGGGATGGATCAAATCGTCGGACTTTACGAAATGGAAGCACGCGATCGAGTTAGCCGTCTTGAATCGACGGAGAGAGCGCTGCTATGGATCACGCTTGGGGTGCTCCTCTTCGAAGGGATCTTTATCTTTACGCCTGCGATACGTTCGCTGGTTCGATCCTTTGATCGGGTGGAGAAAACACACTCCGAAATGGTAGCAGCCAAAAAAGCTGCGGAGATCGCAAACCAAGCCAAGAGTGACTTTCTCGCGCGCGTCAGCCATGAACTTCGGACTCCCCTCCACGCCATCTTAGGAACGCTCGGGTTGATCAAGAAATCAACTCTAAGCGATATCGATGTGCGAAGGATGCGAATGGCGAGTCAGGCAACCCGCCATCTCAACCAGTTGGTTAGCGACTTGCTAGACGTTTCGACACTCGATTCCCGGAAAGCCATTCGCGTTCGAAGAAAGAAGGTGAGATCCTCTCGTTTCCTCCAAATGGTCTCGGGGCTCCTGGTGCCAGCCGCGGAGCAAAAGGGATTGGAGTTTCACAGCCATACCCAGCCGTCGTTTCCCGATTGGCTCGTATTGGATCCGATTCGTACCCAACAGATCATTTTGAACCTTTTGCAGAACGCGATTCGCTATACCGAGCGTGGATTTGTGAAATTGGAGTTTGCGTTTGAGCCTGAGGATCGCGGCGAGGATCAAGGGGATCGACGGCGGGGCAACCTAAGGATACGTGTCTCGGATTCGGGAATCGGGATCTCCGTAGAGCATCAACGACGGATCTTCGACGCGTTCGAAATCATTGAACAACCGAAGGTTCGCGGCGACTCACTCCGATCGACGGGAGAACTGGGGACACGGCTTGGCTTGGGGCTGAGCGTGGTCGAGTCGCTTGTGAACGCGATGGACGGTGCGATCCAACTGGAAAGCGAGCTAGGGAAAGGAACGACCGTTTGCGTTTCCCTACCGACGATGGCGTTGTGGGAAGTAGCTGCGGCTCCGAAAAAACCGATCGCCCGTGAATCTACGAAGTCGCGACGCAGGAGATACGATCGCAAGGAGTTACGTCCGATGGCATTTGTCGTCGATGATTGTCGTGCGAATCGACTACTGTTGCGATCTTATCTTCAACGACTTGGGTACCAGACCCGGGTATTCGCCACAGGCACGGCTCTGATCCAAGCCCTGCAAAACGATACTCCGTGTTGGCTTTTTCTAGACTGGGAATTGCCAGACATTGCAGGTCTGGACTTGCTCACAGCTTTGAGTCGAATTGAGAAGAGGATCGATACCGTTGTGATCACAGCGGATTCGCTCGCGGCACCTTTTGTCCTCGAGCATCCATATGAGGTAAAAGATTGTTTTGCCAAGCCGATCGATTTCCATGCTTTTCGAATGCGTCTGTCCAAATTAGTTGGCCCTAGCCCAGACGAATGTTCCATCCGACAGCCAGGATCCGAGTCCATTCCGTCGGGAGACAGTTGGCTTGCTTTGGAAAAGCAACTCCAGCACTTGGTTTTGGAGCAGAGCGTAATCGATTGCAAAGAGTTGCGAAGATCGATCGAAGAGAATCGGCTCGACTGCATTCGTATGATTGCGCACCGGTTACAAGGGAGTGCCGGAAACGCAAGGCTACATCATATCGCATCGCTCATGGTCTCATTGGAGAAAGCTGCGATCGACGAAGATATTCCGCATTGCAAACAACTTATTGACGAGTTCGGATCGAATCTGCCGCTCAACGACTCGATGCACCAATAA
- a CDS encoding RNA recognition motif domain-containing protein, producing the protein MTNIYVGNLSFRATESELRDAFSQYGDVTKVSIITDRETGRSRGFGFVEMSNSQEARAAIQGLNQTTLGDREISCNEARERESRPSGGGYGGGGGGRDNGYGGGGGGKRDYQSRGSRY; encoded by the coding sequence ATGACGAATATTTATGTTGGAAATCTTTCATTTCGTGCTACCGAGAGCGAACTGCGTGATGCGTTCTCTCAGTACGGCGATGTGACCAAGGTTAGCATCATCACCGACCGCGAAACCGGTCGATCCCGTGGCTTCGGCTTCGTGGAAATGAGCAATTCCCAAGAAGCGCGAGCAGCCATCCAAGGCCTCAACCAAACGACCCTCGGCGATCGCGAAATCTCCTGCAACGAAGCTCGCGAACGTGAAAGCCGTCCATCCGGCGGTGGATACGGCGGAGGCGGCGGCGGCCGTGACAATGGTTACGGTGGTGGCGGCGGCGGCAAGCGAGATTACCAATCGCGCGGTTCCCGCTACTAA
- a CDS encoding alginate export family protein, whose product MRWYFYLPTAGLCVASALLTSSLSMGAPQETVLHSTEPEVGNREVDGQPEALGSAESLETAPTPVDANPGKADADKKKKEALKKKVSTAYKDPFYLNDFSYLNDPNYKGSQLGEGLKGIELGDQGRLDIGGQYRLRHHSERNMRNVNTSPGTALGGLTGRDDDFLLERTRLYSDYRINERFRVYAEFLHAKSHFEDFAPRIIEENEFDIQNLFGDAVLVDSELGKLSGRYGRQELLFGAQRLLSPLDWANTRRTFEGGRLTWSNDHRTTDLLLMRPATVRPNDFDTPNQDQALWGVYNSSKVVENGTIDTYYLGFENSATDLHVHTLGSLIKGESNGLLWDHELGYQLGRNPDGSSISEFSITLGLGGKSTASMTPTLWFYYDWASGDDDINQGWNHLFPLGHRYNGFMDLFGRRNLHDINSLLTLNPTEKFTALVWYHYLFLENGNQGPYGLNMASFNPGGTVGDRELGHEIDLMGTYKLNPRSDLVLGFSHFFAGKYYETSTRSDGSALFSQDANFFYTQWNYNF is encoded by the coding sequence ATGCGATGGTATTTCTATTTGCCGACCGCCGGCCTCTGTGTCGCCTCTGCACTGCTCACGAGTTCCCTCTCGATGGGAGCCCCACAGGAAACGGTACTACACAGCACCGAACCTGAAGTTGGCAATCGCGAAGTCGATGGGCAGCCAGAGGCCCTCGGTTCAGCCGAGTCGCTCGAAACAGCTCCAACTCCCGTTGACGCGAATCCGGGGAAAGCGGACGCAGACAAGAAAAAGAAAGAGGCTCTCAAAAAGAAAGTCAGTACGGCTTACAAGGATCCGTTTTACCTCAATGATTTCAGTTACCTAAACGATCCCAACTACAAAGGGAGCCAGCTCGGTGAAGGACTGAAGGGGATCGAACTAGGGGACCAAGGTCGTTTGGATATCGGTGGACAGTACCGGCTCCGACATCATTCGGAACGGAACATGCGAAATGTGAATACGAGCCCTGGAACTGCGCTCGGTGGATTGACGGGGCGAGACGACGACTTCTTGCTGGAACGCACAAGGCTCTATTCGGACTACAGAATCAATGAACGCTTCCGCGTCTACGCCGAGTTCCTACATGCCAAAAGCCATTTCGAAGATTTCGCTCCTCGCATCATTGAGGAGAACGAGTTTGACATCCAGAACTTGTTTGGCGACGCCGTTCTCGTTGATTCAGAGCTGGGGAAGCTTTCTGGACGATACGGTCGTCAAGAATTGCTCTTTGGAGCGCAAAGACTGCTGTCGCCGCTTGATTGGGCCAACACGCGTCGTACGTTTGAAGGGGGACGGTTGACTTGGTCCAACGATCATCGCACGACAGATCTGCTTTTGATGAGACCCGCCACGGTTCGCCCCAATGATTTCGACACTCCTAACCAAGACCAAGCGCTTTGGGGTGTTTACAATTCGAGCAAAGTCGTCGAGAACGGGACTATCGATACATATTATCTCGGGTTTGAGAACAGTGCGACCGACTTGCATGTCCACACACTCGGCTCCCTCATCAAAGGGGAATCCAACGGACTTCTTTGGGATCACGAACTAGGCTATCAACTTGGTCGAAATCCAGATGGGTCCAGCATCTCCGAATTCTCGATCACATTGGGATTAGGCGGCAAGTCAACGGCGAGCATGACGCCAACTCTATGGTTCTACTATGATTGGGCCAGCGGAGACGATGACATCAACCAAGGCTGGAACCATCTGTTCCCATTGGGACACCGATACAATGGCTTTATGGATCTGTTCGGTCGGCGCAATCTCCATGACATCAATTCCTTGTTGACCTTGAACCCCACCGAAAAATTCACCGCACTCGTCTGGTATCACTATCTGTTCTTAGAAAACGGTAACCAAGGGCCTTATGGGCTCAACATGGCTTCGTTCAATCCCGGTGGGACCGTGGGTGATCGCGAACTGGGTCACGAAATCGACCTGATGGGGACGTACAAACTGAACCCACGAAGTGATTTGGTTTTGGGGTTCTCGCACTTCTTCGCAGGAAAGTATTACGAGACGAGCACTCGATCCGATGGCTCTGCGTTGTTCAGCCAAGATGCGAACTTTTTCTATACGCAGTGGAATTACAACTTTTAG
- a CDS encoding sigma-54-dependent transcriptional regulator → MILILVGEARVLVIDDDPSMVPLVEGLLPKGVSIIGARTLQKGKSLAADHRFDVILLDQLLPDGAGLECIEALLSNDRLRPILFVTAQSDASTAIEATRKGAFDYLPKPLDFSFLQQRLLEALEYRELMRTPVVLDDPMNPSQEILVGRCRLMQEVYKSIGRLAAIRNAVLIEGEPGTGKELVARTIHQYGEFRSFPIEKHMANDIDSLIAELSNPKPIDHKEGQHRTILVEDIEHLSLANQSRILQLLRDETESSPRRTRWFFTTSTSTRHLLDRGVLRSDFFYLLSSTLIALPPLRRRDGDLELLVSHFLQKASQIRSTQDGHTPRVSPEAMHLLREYSWPGNVAELKSVLDRVLLESRGVIQANDALRGLLSDLRTNDTPSHAKDRHGLESPNSDSAASASNTPLKSFDLLAYAKEQLKDRQVSSLYDLCIEKLELTLLPLVLHHTSGNRAAAARILGMTRTSLRKKMLTLGLIADESMDDPEAGPEATSESGAGV, encoded by the coding sequence GTGATTTTGATTTTGGTCGGAGAAGCCAGAGTTTTAGTCATTGATGATGACCCCAGCATGGTTCCCCTAGTCGAAGGACTTTTGCCCAAGGGGGTGAGCATCATCGGTGCACGCACGCTTCAGAAGGGGAAAAGCCTCGCTGCGGATCATCGTTTCGATGTTATTCTTCTCGATCAACTGCTTCCGGATGGCGCGGGATTGGAATGCATCGAGGCTCTCCTTTCAAACGATCGACTTCGGCCCATATTGTTTGTCACGGCTCAATCCGATGCGAGTACCGCCATCGAAGCCACGAGAAAGGGAGCTTTCGACTATCTACCGAAGCCGCTCGACTTTTCCTTTCTCCAGCAACGCCTCTTGGAAGCGCTCGAGTATCGAGAGTTGATGCGAACCCCCGTCGTACTCGATGACCCCATGAATCCGTCCCAAGAAATTTTGGTGGGACGATGCCGATTGATGCAGGAGGTGTACAAGTCCATCGGTCGATTGGCAGCGATTCGAAACGCCGTTCTGATTGAAGGGGAACCCGGGACAGGAAAGGAACTCGTCGCGAGAACCATTCATCAATACGGCGAATTTCGATCGTTTCCGATCGAGAAACACATGGCGAACGATATCGATTCGCTGATCGCAGAGCTCTCGAATCCCAAGCCAATCGATCATAAGGAAGGACAGCATCGGACCATTCTCGTCGAGGATATCGAGCATCTCTCCCTCGCAAACCAATCTCGCATCTTGCAATTGCTTCGCGACGAGACAGAGTCATCGCCTAGGCGCACGAGGTGGTTTTTTACGACTTCCACATCAACTCGCCATCTGCTCGACAGAGGTGTGCTCCGTAGCGACTTTTTTTATCTATTGAGTTCGACACTCATCGCCCTTCCTCCCCTCCGAAGGAGAGATGGCGATCTCGAGCTGCTGGTTTCCCATTTCCTACAGAAGGCGTCCCAAATTCGATCGACGCAGGATGGCCATACGCCCAGGGTCAGCCCCGAAGCAATGCATTTGCTACGTGAATACTCGTGGCCCGGAAATGTGGCCGAACTAAAGAGTGTTTTAGATCGTGTTTTGCTCGAGTCCAGAGGAGTTATCCAAGCGAACGATGCGCTACGAGGTCTGCTCAGCGATCTTCGAACGAATGACACTCCGTCGCATGCGAAGGACAGACATGGATTGGAATCACCGAATTCCGACTCCGCCGCCAGTGCGAGCAACACTCCTCTCAAGTCCTTTGACCTACTGGCCTATGCGAAAGAGCAACTAAAGGACCGACAAGTATCTTCTCTGTATGACCTTTGCATCGAAAAACTGGAATTGACCTTGCTGCCCTTGGTATTGCACCACACATCGGGAAACAGAGCTGCCGCAGCTCGCATTCTGGGTATGACGCGAACTAGTCTTCGGAAGAAGATGCTGACGCTTGGTTTGATAGCTGACGAATCCATGGATGATCCGGAGGCAGGACCAGAGGCTACGAGCGAAAGCGGAGCTGGCGTGTGA